A genomic window from Rana temporaria chromosome 2 unlocalized genomic scaffold, aRanTem1.1 chr2c, whole genome shotgun sequence includes:
- the LOC120921547 gene encoding zinc finger protein 585A-like translates to MEAKRITHQKIYNGVKSYQCSECDTVFTCKSHLIIHQRVHTGEKPYQCSECDKAFTLKSQLMTHQRIHTGEKPYPCSECGKAFTRKTHLMTHQRIHTEEKPYQCSECGKTFTCKSTLMAHQRIHTGEKPYQCSECDKAFTLKSQLMTHQRIHTGEKPYPCSECGKAFTRKTHLMRHQRIHTEEKPYRCSECGKAFTRKTHLMTHQRIHTEEKPYQCSECGKTFTCKSTLMAHQGIHTGEKPYRCSECGKAFTRKSHLMRHQSIHTEEKPYRCSECGKAFTHKSTLMTHQRIHTGEKPYQCSECGKTFTCKSTLMRHQRIHTEEKPYQCSECGKAFTHKSTLMTHQRIHTEEKPYQCSECGKAFTQTSHLIKHQRIHTGEKPF, encoded by the coding sequence ATGGAGGCAAAACGTATCACACACCAGAAGATTTATAATGGAGTGAAgtcatatcagtgttctgaatgtgacactGTTTTTACATGCAAGTCTCATCTTATCatacaccagagggttcacactggagagaagccatatcaatgttctgaatgtgacaaagcttttacattgaagtcacagcttatgacacaccagaggattcacactggagaaaagCCATATCcatgttctgaatgtggcaaagcttttacacGTAAGACACACCTTAtgacacaccagaggattcacactgaagagaaaccatatcagtgttctgaatgtggcaaaacTTTTACATGTAAGTCAACCCTTATggcacaccagaggattcacactggagagaaaccatatcaatgttctgaatgtgacaaagcttttacattgaagtcacagcttatgacacaccagaggattcacactggagaaaagCCATATCcatgttctgaatgtggcaaagcttttacacGTAAGACACACCTTATgagacaccagaggattcacactgaagagaaaccatatcggtgttctgaatgtggcaaagcttttacacGTAAGACACACCTTAtgacacaccagaggattcacactgaagagaaaccatatcagtgttctgaatgtggcaaaacTTTTACATGTAAGTCAACCCTTATGGCACACCAggggattcacactggagagaaaccatatcggtgttctgaatgtggcaaagcttttacacGTAAGTCACACCTTATGAGACACCAGAGTATTCACACTGAAGAGAAACCATATcggtgttctgaatgtggcaaagcttttacacaTAAGTCAACCCTTAtgacacaccagaggattcacactggagagaaaccatatcagtgttctgaatgtggcaaaacTTTTACATGTAAGTCAACCCTTATgagacaccagaggattcacactgaagagaaaccatatcagtgttctgaatgtggcaaagcttttacacaTAAGTCAACCCTTAtgacacaccagaggattcacactgaagagaaaccatatcaatgttctgaatgtggcaaagcttttacacagACATCACATCTTATcaaacaccagaggattcacactggagagaagccattttaa